The following are encoded together in the Candidatus Krumholzibacteriota bacterium genome:
- a CDS encoding GerMN domain-containing protein, translating to MISTRKIIIIALIAAVVAAGFFLTGKWDRLSRSQKLPSPLAVPEETRSVTLFFAGKDASGLLSETREIAVGEGLEEQVRGVIRALAAGPESGDMVSALPEGTDVIAVFWVEETRTIFLDFNRNLVSGHPGGGVSEYYTIVMILRTIGSNFPQIRKLQFLVDGYPVETISGHYDTRKPLDLLSWR from the coding sequence ATCATTTCGACCAGGAAAATAATAATAATCGCCCTGATAGCCGCCGTAGTCGCGGCAGGGTTCTTTCTGACAGGGAAATGGGACCGGCTGAGCCGGTCGCAGAAACTTCCCAGCCCTCTGGCAGTACCTGAGGAGACGAGAAGCGTCACTCTCTTCTTCGCGGGAAAAGACGCGAGCGGGCTTCTTTCGGAGACGAGGGAGATAGCCGTCGGAGAGGGGCTTGAGGAACAGGTCAGGGGAGTGATAAGAGCGCTGGCCGCTGGTCCGGAGAGTGGAGATATGGTCTCGGCGCTTCCTGAAGGCACCGACGTGATCGCCGTGTTCTGGGTGGAGGAGACGAGGACGATCTTCCTCGACTTCAACAGGAACCTGGTATCAGGCCATCCTGGCGGGGGAGTCAGTGAATATTATACGATCGTGATGATCCTTCGCACGATCGGCTCGAATTTTCCACAGATCAGAAAACTGCAATTTCTTGTCGATGGATATCCGGTGGAAACGATCTCCGGCCATTATGACACGAGAAAACCTCTCGACCTGTTGAGCTGGCGATGA
- a CDS encoding N-acetylmuramoyl-L-alanine amidase, with the protein MVRGNQYYFLTLLVATIFAAFFVVGGSSSAQTSRSEAERVLGVVYADGRQTEDIDLLKLEAESEELFISGYSLARVFKATRHWNPGARKLLLSISGHRFMFTVDTRVVIVDDHPVMMRMPVRYDNGLVMIPIEFISGILAPRSGEKIELDAERLVLTIGSPEYNVTGLEFIDEENWSKAVLDLTEELLYHVDSETPGLLRVKIYGGKLNSLKFSATSGKGLFNRIRAEQTEHDAYLFFDVKRSAARFRVEFLENREEDDTGKKLIIYLEKTKLPEIPDPDYAGMKMTEILDRKKALIGRISKIAIDPGHGGIDKGKVSPSGLNEKDINLEYSMILRDRLIEELGVEVILTRTEDILIPLSRRAEIANSEGADLFISIHCNGWFHPDAGGFETFFLAPARSEDDLRLAEEENASVKFENPELQPKELEELDFILWDMVQNEFISESSELAELIQKEMSTLVDIRNRGVKQAGLLVLRGLRMPAVLVEVAFLSNPEEEELLQDPLFKARVVEGIVKAVGRLQEKYTENASALR; encoded by the coding sequence GTGGTTCGTGGAAATCAATATTACTTCCTGACACTTCTTGTCGCCACGATTTTTGCCGCTTTCTTCGTCGTTGGGGGCAGTTCCTCCGCGCAGACCTCAAGGAGCGAAGCGGAGAGGGTCCTCGGAGTCGTCTACGCCGACGGGCGCCAGACAGAGGATATCGATCTCCTTAAACTTGAAGCGGAGAGCGAAGAACTTTTTATATCGGGGTATTCGCTGGCGCGCGTCTTCAAGGCCACCAGGCACTGGAACCCCGGGGCGCGCAAGCTTCTTCTCAGCATTTCAGGACACAGGTTCATGTTCACCGTAGATACGCGGGTAGTGATCGTCGACGATCACCCCGTGATGATGAGAATGCCCGTCAGGTACGACAACGGACTTGTAATGATCCCGATAGAATTCATTTCGGGGATCCTCGCCCCCCGTTCCGGTGAAAAGATCGAGCTTGACGCGGAAAGGCTCGTTCTGACTATAGGTTCGCCGGAGTACAATGTTACGGGGCTTGAGTTCATCGATGAGGAAAACTGGTCGAAAGCGGTCCTCGATCTGACCGAGGAACTTCTCTATCATGTCGACAGCGAAACGCCCGGGCTCCTGAGGGTGAAGATCTACGGCGGGAAACTCAACTCTCTTAAATTTTCGGCCACTTCGGGAAAAGGACTCTTCAACAGGATAAGGGCGGAACAGACCGAGCATGATGCTTATCTCTTCTTCGACGTGAAGAGATCGGCGGCAAGATTCAGGGTGGAATTCCTTGAAAACAGGGAAGAGGACGATACGGGTAAAAAACTCATCATATACCTTGAAAAGACGAAACTGCCAGAGATCCCCGATCCCGATTACGCGGGGATGAAGATGACGGAGATCCTCGACAGGAAAAAAGCCCTTATCGGCAGGATCTCGAAGATCGCTATCGACCCGGGGCACGGTGGGATAGACAAAGGGAAGGTAAGCCCATCTGGACTGAACGAAAAAGATATAAACCTCGAGTACTCGATGATCCTGCGAGACAGGTTGATCGAGGAACTCGGCGTAGAGGTGATCCTCACCAGGACCGAGGATATTCTTATCCCTCTGAGCCGCAGAGCTGAGATCGCCAACTCGGAAGGAGCCGACCTCTTCATCAGCATCCATTGCAACGGATGGTTCCATCCCGACGCGGGAGGGTTCGAGACATTTTTCCTCGCACCGGCGCGCAGCGAAGATGATCTACGGCTCGCCGAAGAGGAAAACGCCTCGGTAAAATTCGAAAACCCCGAATTACAGCCGAAAGAGCTTGAAGAACTCGACTTCATACTCTGGGACATGGTCCAGAATGAATTCATCAGCGAGAGCAGCGAACTTGCCGAGCTGATACAGAAAGAGATGAGCACCCTCGTAGACATAAGGAACAGGGGCGTAAAACAGGCAGGCCTGCTCGTCCTCAGAGGCCTCAGGATGCCCGCGGTACTTGTCGAGGTGGCTTTTCTCTCGAACCCCGAGGAAGAAGAGCTTTTGCAGGATCCGCTCTTCAAGGCGAGGGTTGTCGAAGGAATAGTCAAGGCTGTCGGCCGTCTGCAGGAGAAATATACTGAAAATGCCAGTGCCTTGAGATGA
- the smpB gene encoding SsrA-binding protein SmpB — protein sequence MKIVCTNRKARHDYTIIETMEAGVVLTGTEVKSLRAGSAHLKDSYASIENEEIFLFNAHISPYKQGNRYNHEPTRTRKLLMHAKEIKRLLGKTREKGLTIVPLKIYFNDAGRIKVEIGLAKGKRAYDKRRTIADRDAKRELARALKDKNRER from the coding sequence ATGAAGATCGTTTGCACGAACAGGAAGGCGAGGCATGATTACACTATCATCGAGACGATGGAAGCGGGCGTCGTCCTGACCGGTACGGAAGTCAAGTCTCTAAGGGCGGGAAGCGCTCATCTGAAGGATTCGTACGCTTCGATCGAAAACGAGGAAATATTTCTTTTCAACGCGCATATCAGTCCGTATAAACAGGGCAACCGGTACAATCATGAGCCGACCAGGACGAGAAAACTGCTCATGCATGCCAAGGAGATCAAGCGCCTGCTCGGCAAGACAAGAGAAAAAGGGCTTACGATCGTCCCCCTGAAGATATATTTCAACGATGCGGGAAGGATAAAGGTGGAGATCGGGCTGGCCAAGGGGAAAAGGGCTTACGATAAAAGGCGTACTATCGCCGACAGGGACGCTAAAAGAGAACTGGCAAGGGCGCTGAAAGACAAGAATCGTGAAAGGTAG